In Halostagnicola kamekurae, the following are encoded in one genomic region:
- a CDS encoding universal stress protein: MTERILVPIDDTPLTEKVVEYAFERYSDGDIIALHVVTMAEDAPLELSDVSHRNQYDPSSKLFERAEKIANDQGRRIESVTLFGSPARSILQYEREEDVDAIVLGSHGRHGMERFLLGSVAETVTRRAPVPVTVVK; this comes from the coding sequence ATGACCGAACGAATTCTCGTACCGATTGACGATACCCCGCTGACGGAGAAGGTAGTGGAGTACGCTTTCGAGCGTTATTCCGATGGGGACATCATCGCGTTACACGTGGTCACGATGGCCGAAGATGCGCCTCTCGAACTATCTGACGTCTCACACAGAAACCAGTACGATCCGTCCTCCAAGTTGTTCGAACGTGCTGAGAAAATCGCGAACGATCAAGGACGTCGTATCGAATCCGTCACACTGTTCGGGTCACCAGCGCGATCGATCCTTCAATATGAACGAGAAGAAGACGTGGATGCGATCGTCCTTGGGAGTCACGGTCGGCATGGCATGGAACGGTTTCTTCTAGGAAGTGTCGCGGAAACGGTTACACGACGTGCGCCAGTACCAGTAACAGTAGTTAAATGA